The Bacteroidia bacterium genomic interval ATGAGGGCGACTCGACCTTTTTCCTGTGCCTCATCCCCATCCATTGCATCCGGATCATCCTGTTGATAGATGATGCTCATGGTTCCGACAAAAACTTCTCGGGCTGCGAAGGAGGTAATGAGGGATATCCCAATCTTCCAGTCATATCCCAAAGGTTTAATGACGGGTTCCAGGCTTTTGCCCAGAATGGCGGCATAAGAAGCTTCCAGCATTTTGGAACCTTTCTGCATCTCCAATTCCTGAACTTCCGCTTCTGTCAGATCATCTGCACTCAATAATTCTGTGTATTCTTGCTCGACTTCCTGCATCTGATTTCCCGGTCCATAAGCAACCAGAAACCATAACACGATAGAAATACCCAACATGATCTTCCAAACCCCCAGGACAAAGTCCAGAGATTTTTGCCAGACAGTTATCCCAACATTTTTCCAGCGGGGCATACGATATGTAGGCAATTCCATCACGAAGACCCTGTCTGACTTATATTTCAAGGCTTTTTTAAAGGCAAAGGCTATCAATAAAGCTGCGAAAAAGCCTAAAAAGTACAGCGCTGTCATATAAAGTCCCCTTTGGTCAAAGCCCAGAAAGCTTTGAGAGGGAATGAACATGGCAATCAAAAGGGTATATACAGGAATACGAGCAGAACAACTCATCAAAGGAGTTACCATCACCGTGATCAGTCGCTCGGAACGATTGGGGATATTTCGCGTCATCATGATCGAAGGAATGGCACATGCCATGCCTCCCATCAAAGGAATCACTGACTTTCCACTAAATCCGAAAGGCCGCATGATCCTATCCATCAAATAGACCACCCGTGCCATATAGCCGGATTCTTCCATGACCGTGATGAAAAAGAATAGAAAGGCTATTTGAGGAATAAATACAATCACACCCCCAAAACCTGCAATAATTCCATCCGTTATCAAATCCCGGCTCCAATGTTCCGGGAGTATATTTTTAATGAGATCGCTAACGGATTCCGTTAATCCTTCAATCAATCCCATAGGGCCTTCTGCCCAGGAAAAAATTGCTTGAAAGACCAGCATTAAAATGGCTATGAAGATCACATACCCCCATATTTTATGGGCGAGGATCTCATCCAATTTATCACTTAGAGACAGTTCTTCTCGTCCCAGCCTGAACTTACTTTCGGTAAGGAGACCATCAACCTTATCCAGTCTTACCAGTAATTCATTGCTGATCAATCGTCGTGAAGTTTCTGATGAAAGCTTCGCTTCCTTACGGGCCTGCTCAATTACTTCTGTATACTCCTCCCCCAGACTTTCTCCATCCAACAAATTCTGATAGGCCATATAATCAGAATCTGTATTCAGTTTCTCTTTTATCGGCCCCAATAAAGGAAGAAAAGGAGCCGGTATCCGCATAAATGGTCGATCAGAGCCTTTTAATTCAGCTCCCATGGCTTGCTTGAGCTTTTTGAGGCCGGATTTCTTCAAAGCAGAGACTGAGAAGACAGGAATCCCCAACAATTGAGAAAGCTTCTCTTCATTGAGGGAAATCTTCTCTTCCGCCATGCGGTCAGCCATATTCAGAACCAAAATCAGCGGGATTTTCAAATCCATTACCTGACTACAGAGCAATAAGCCCCTGGATAATTGGGTAGCATCTGCAACTACAATTACCTTATCCGGATGGTCAGGATGCTGCGGATTCTTCAATACGCCACAAGTAATGCTTTCATCCTGGGAGGAAGCATAGAGGCTATCTGTTCCCGGCAAGTCCATCAGCCTTAGCTTCTGCTTATTAGCAAGATTGATTTCTGCCAGTTTCCGATCAACTGTTATCCCTGGAAAGTTCCCAACTTTCTGGTTTAATCCACTTAGTACATTAAAGAGGGAAGTTTTGCCGGAATTAGGAGTTCCGACCAGGGCAATAAGGGGGGTATTTTCCTTCACGACAATCGACTCATCCAGACTTCAGAGGCATCTTTTTTACGCAAAAATACTTTTACCTGATTGGCAGTAAAGGCGATAGGATCACGTAAGGGAGATCGGCCAGACAATCGACAGGTAGCTCCTACACTGATGCCCATTTTCAAAAGGGCTAATTCAACTTCCTCGGAGTTTATACGTGAGATTACTCCTTTCTCACCTGGATTTAGAGCTGCCAGGCTAAACTCTTCAAGCGTTTGCTTCATATCTGGAACCTATATTGCACAAATATATGGAATAAGGTGGGCTAAAGATTTAAATATTAGGGAATTACCTAATTTGGTTACCTAATTTTAGGTATGTCCTCGGCCACAATATCCGCGCAATATAAGAATTACTTAGAATGATTCTAAATAAAGAGAAGAATTGCAGAAATAGGCAGATTAGAAAATAAATTCGATCGCATCCAAATCCATTAGGGTCTTGTTTCCAGCCTCTTCATTTTGAAATACAAAGTACAAATCATGAAATCCCTTTATTGATTTAATCTTTCCACTTATCTCCGCCCAATTTGTTCCTCGGATTTGCACAAATCCGATCTCCTCCCCTTCAGGGCTTCCTATCCGCATACTTATTTTTCCTCCCCTTAATCCAAGAGCATAAATTGAAATCTCAGAGATGGAAGTAAGATCGATCTGTTTGAAGGATATCCAGGATCCATTTCTGATCTGCTTTACCCGATCAATATCCCGATTTTCTCCGTCAACCAAAATGCTGACTCCCTTAGCTTCATCAAACTCTTTGGCGGGAATTCGGCTATTTCTCATCAAATAGGTCTTTCTCGTGCTCAAGGGAGAGAATTCTTCCTTCCCTTTATCTGTATAGCTGGCGGAAAGGATGTACATGCCATTTTCCTGGCCCTCACTATGTTTATCAAAATCCAGTCTCCCGGAAGGAGTCAGGGATTGTCGGGAGCGCTCATCCAAAGACAAGATATAGCGAACCATTTCGGAGCAATCTTCCAGGCTATGCTGGGGATGCCCCGCCATGATTTTCTCT includes:
- the feoB gene encoding ferrous iron transport protein B, which translates into the protein MKENTPLIALVGTPNSGKTSLFNVLSGLNQKVGNFPGITVDRKLAEINLANKQKLRLMDLPGTDSLYASSQDESITCGVLKNPQHPDHPDKVIVVADATQLSRGLLLCSQVMDLKIPLILVLNMADRMAEEKISLNEEKLSQLLGIPVFSVSALKKSGLKKLKQAMGAELKGSDRPFMRIPAPFLPLLGPIKEKLNTDSDYMAYQNLLDGESLGEEYTEVIEQARKEAKLSSETSRRLISNELLVRLDKVDGLLTESKFRLGREELSLSDKLDEILAHKIWGYVIFIAILMLVFQAIFSWAEGPMGLIEGLTESVSDLIKNILPEHWSRDLITDGIIAGFGGVIVFIPQIAFLFFFITVMEESGYMARVVYLMDRIMRPFGFSGKSVIPLMGGMACAIPSIMMTRNIPNRSERLITVMVTPLMSCSARIPVYTLLIAMFIPSQSFLGFDQRGLYMTALYFLGFFAALLIAFAFKKALKYKSDRVFVMELPTYRMPRWKNVGITVWQKSLDFVLGVWKIMLGISIVLWFLVAYGPGNQMQEVEQEYTELLSADDLTEAEVQELEMQKGSKMLEASYAAILGKSLEPVIKPLGYDWKIGISLITSFAAREVFVGTMSIIYQQDDPDAMDGDEAQEKGRVALIDRMRAEKKPDGSPLYTPAVVLSLIIFFAIAMQCMSTLAVTQKELGNFWVFIMLTYLTLMAYVAAFVAYQVMS
- a CDS encoding FeoA family protein translates to MKQTLEEFSLAALNPGEKGVISRINSEEVELALLKMGISVGATCRLSGRSPLRDPIAFTANQVKVFLRKKDASEVWMSRLS